TGGACACAGACACTAATATTATATTCCAAGAAGATAACATCAGACTCTTTTCTAAAGACTAAATATAACTCCAgggctttttcttcttttgtgtgtgtgtgtgtgttttttaatattcttGTGAATGATATTCtgcacatacaaaaacaacCCTGATGCAGCAAGGTCACACCTTCTTTGAGTGAAATAAATAACTGAATGTGAAATGTTGCAACATCACTATCTTTGGCTGCGGCATCCTGAAATAACCTGCTAAACATCACAGATCGAGTGGTGTTACCTTGACTGTGGGAGGCTGGAACTTTCCTAAAACAGTGGCGCTGTTTGCACCTTATACTCACACAGGATTGCAGAAGCATCCAGTACAGCACACTTGGAGAAAGTTGAGCGGGGCTACGAGAACATGGATCATTACAGCGTCAGCTTCAATAAAGAGAGCAGAGCCCTGCGCAGCATTGACTTCATTCAAGGTGAATTGACAGGGATTGATCGTAACTGCAGTTTATTACAAGTAGTTTGACCTCCTTGTGCgtcttttttttacagatgatgaagatgaggatgaagaggatgaggatgcaGAGGCAGGTGATGTGGAAGGAGACGGAGCGCAGACTGTTTCTGGAGGTGGTGCTGTTTCAGCCACCTCCGTTCCACCTTCTGCCCCCCAGCAGATAAGCTCCACCCCCAGCGCAGCCAAGAGCGCTGTCTCGACCTAGCTGTGTGTCTGCCGCCGGGCTAGACGGCAAACCTAAACCCGGAGCAGGATAATTGTTGCTCCTAGATGTTGATTTCAGGTCAGTTGTGATACGTTTTCTTCTAGAGTGAGGAAACTGATAAATTTAGCTTGGTGCCAAAGGGAAAGGCAGAGCAAGAGATGGAAGTTTcacttctgtctgtctggctgtgATAGCATAGCATACACCTCTGCACACTGACTGATGTtgattatttctttcttttttcattcttcttccttcttttgaTCTTGGACATGATGAATGACAGACAGGCTATGAATGTCCATTGGTTGTTTCCAGAATTCAGGCACATTCATACATTTTTCATGTGCCTGACCTTTTGAGACTCACAGCTTCATTACAGAGCTGGACAGGAGGGCCTGGTGGTTTCTGCCCCGTCCTTTTTATGACTGATATAACTTTATGAGTATGAGCGGAGTCAAAaaatctgtgacatcactgtgacatttcAGGATTTCCTGCACATGCTGCCTGTATTATGTGTTCTTTGTTGTGTAACACAGGTATATTTTCCTATTTCAGACAAAACATGTGGTTTATCATATATTATGTGGCATTAAATCTGAATAAAGAGTTGGTTGATATCAGATTAAACACAGCCTGATTATCCTCACACTTATTTCTTACTCCAGAGAGAAATGTCCCTTTTATAGTTGCGGTTACAGTGCAGTCTTAGGCCTTCAGTCGCCCCTGAATTTGGTTTTAACCTTGTGCTAACTATGCCATTCAGCTatagtccaccactgagtcccATCTAATTATTGTACATCATCTCTCAGTGAGTTGGATCCTTTACAAATGGCCTCAGTGCAACACTAAGCCCCAAGTTGCTACGTGGGCCAAAACAGAATAGGATGACTCACACCCACAGCTCTTATTTAGTTATCCTGACACTGTGGGTCAGGGATCAGCATTcacacatataaatacacacacacacacacacagtgtctttcACACTCATTAGGTATCAGTGGTGCATCTTTGGGCTATCTGTCTGTGGCCGCTTCTTCGTGGTATAATAAGAATTGTCTCTGGAGGATTAAGGGGTGCAGTGTGAATGTTCACCTGCATGACTGCATGTGCTCTTTACAGCATGAATGTTCACATCTTCTGCaaattgtgtgtgagagaggaggcaTGGCATTAACCCACGACTTGGCTCCGGAGCAATGCTATGGTTACACCATATATGACTTTTGTGTTCAGTTACAGAAACCTTTCTCTATCAATCAATATCTGTGTAGGCAAGACTGGAGATGCAGTGGCCTTTTGTGCTCTCACTAACcaactgtttgttttgtacctgtatttaatttattcaatatacaaaagataagaaaaaaaaacattttaattaattggGATTCGTTAATATTTTTATGGGAGTTACTATTATCTAATATGTAAGGATATCCACAGAGAAGTGTGAGCAttgcttttaattttttattaaaaaatatagatATAAGACGTTCTGCTGCACAACAGAAAATGACTGGTTGCACATAAGTTTATTAACAAACGTAAATATCATAAATACAGTGATTCATAATGTTAAACAAAATGCCGATTTTTTTGTCAATGCAATTCATAACCAAAAAGTATATTCATCTCAAATATGAAGTAACTCTACAGATTTGACACCAACATTAAAATGGCAAGGTACAATCGGCTCATTATAAGTCAAGCCCGTTTAATGCTCCATAGTTTTGAGGTTAAAGCTATAAACAATAGAGTGATAAAGCAGCACTATGTTGTACAGAGCATGTTTTTGTGCTGATGGtagaaatgaaaaaagagagaaaaagaaaggaaagggaGATCTTTGGCGGACTGAAAAGAGGTCTTCACTTCCCGAAGAGCTCCATCATTCTTCTGTTATTTTGCGCCTGCTGGGCCAGCTGTTCCGCCCTGGACATCTCCATCATCTCCCGGAGCAGGTGGAAGGTCAGATCCAGGGATATCGGCGGGTCCTCGgaccttcttcctctctccatcGATTCCTCCCCGCGGTCTCCGAAGCTGCTTATGAGCGCCCTGATGTTCCCAACTTTCCCCTGTAAAAGACGCCGCGTCAGCTGGAGTTGTAGCGCTCTGTTATAGATGGCAGGTGATCCGCCGGGATACATGGACGTTGATGGGAAAGAGTTCGAGTCCCCGTTGCCCAGTCGGATGAAATACTCCTCTCCAAGCCGCTCCAGAATGGGAccaggttgctgctgttgctgggaGTTTTGGGTTTGGGGAGCTGGGACGCGCAGGGTACCGCCAGGGCTCTCAATAGCCCGACATTCGTAGCGCGGCAAGAAGGCAACTAGCAGAATCACGGTGGTACCAAATAAATTGAGCTTCATGTCAGGATATCAACAGGAATCTgaggagaaaaaacaacattcacGGGACATTTAAATGCACGTTTTTCTTAACTTTGGTGCAAAAGATGTGCTGCGTAAAGATACGTTTACGCGCGTAAATCTGATGTTGCAACAGCGGTAATTACTCCTGATACTGCTACAGCGTAATTGTTGTAAAACAGTGTGTGATTCAACATCGCCTCTTGATATTAATGCGCCGTAGTGTTGTGAGAATTGTTCGTAAAACGTGGAATATCTGCGCGTAAAGATGTTCGACTCAGTGGCTCAGTGCGGGTGGAAGTTAAAGTATTCATTCTTTTGTTAAATCGTAATTTATAAACGGACCGAAAACAGAGAAAATTGCAGAGAACAAGAATCCACTTCATCATCTGTCGGCAGATTATCTGGATGGTTTGGAAAAGCGCACAGTTGTTTTCTTCAAATTAAGAAAATGTGGTTAAAATGAAAGAATCTTCCCATACCTTCAGTCTTTAGAGGAGGTGCAGTACAGCCGTGTAGGTTGCCAGGTAGTTGGCGAGATGCCGCCCTCCTTCACTTCTTTGAAGAAACAAGTATATAGTTACTTAAAGGGTAGATGCTGAATGGACTTATATAGCCACCCTCACTATAAGTGTCGAGCTCCAAGCTGAGATTGAGTCTGCGCCGTTCTTGCATGGGTGTAACGTGAATTGACGCCTCTGACAAAATGCTTTAGTTTAGATGAGATGAGTCATATGTGAGTGTGCGCGCGCATGCACGAGCGTCTACCTCTGTGATTTTCAGAATAGGCCTATAGGTGCCACACCTGCCGGCATTTTACACTTGGAGGAGTTAATGAGAAATGAATGCAGAGGAGTCTAAGAGGAAGAAAACACTCACAAGTTTAAGTTTGGAAGGCTgatttttctctgctctcatcttaTTCTGTGTGCAGTTGTGTGAAGTTTTTCATACCTGCTGTTGTTGCAGGTACATTTTGCTGCAGAACTGACTTTTGTTTCTGCACCACACCGATGATTCCAAATGCACCTTCACATTATGTGTGTTGTGCATTTGCAATCACCTCAGGCTGAGAGCGGGGAGCATTGTCTCCCAGTGATTCATTGCTGCTGCACATTTGTACGTCACTATACCTCTGCCACTGGGTGCCTTGGCCAACTTGCTCCACAGGGGCCCACCCATCCAAGCCCAGGAGAGCTTAATCCAATAATCAGACCAGCCATTAAATTGTTAAATGGTTTAAATCTTTAATTTGTCTGCTTCACTCTGTGGAGTGgcaacaaaacaataataaatacacactgGAAAATATGATGATGTGCAAAAGTTGACATGTTCCCCCCCTTCCAGCTTAAATCTACACATATGTTAAGTCCCCTTTAAAATCCTTCCCATTAATCCTTAACAATAAACCCATTTCACCCAGACAGTTAGCTTGAGGAAATCTAACATTCAGACACGCAGCATATGCGGAGGTCAAAGTGCCCTAACTGATACTGTGCACTCAAGTaaaatcaaccaatcagagagagaacagacgAGAAAAATTTGATTCTAGATGTTAGTGTGAggtgtgtttttcctcagaaGAAGTGCCATCCTCCAGATCTCATACATTATCTGCAGTCATTTTAGTGGATTAGGGTGTAATTTGCAGCCAGTGTGAAATTGTTTCTCCTGTGGCCTCTTCACTTTGTCGCTCTTCATGCTCCGTGCTGCTCCAGGGGAGGTGTCAAGTCCCATCATGAGAAACACATGTTGGCTGACACAAATAGAAAACACCGCCAGATGAGAGAGTGACTGCTCTTGGTCAACTCACGTCACCTCATTTTCAAATCACTGTCCCCCGAACAGATCACTGGGAGAGAAATCCTCTCCTGTGACGCTGCGCTTAAATTATTATCCtctttgtttccacagagcGAGTCTCTCAGATGACTAGATTAACAAAACTTTATCGATTTGTCCTGGGACATTTGGATGTTGCCACTTGTTGACCTTTCACCTGATCTGTTTGTGCCGGTAGAACATATGAAAATGAAGACGCTTATGTAATAATAGGAGCTTGATTCATTCATCATCTTTATGGTGATTTGATGAGGAGAGGTGCTTCCCACTAGaaggagatgtgtgtgtgttttgtaatatTTCAGGTGCATTGCTTGACTTTGATGAGCAAAAATCGAATGAGCAAAGTCACTCGTGCTGTTGGAGTGGGACTGCAGAGCTCCACACCTGTAGCTCAGATGTCCTTCAGGTTTACAGTCCAGTCAAACAACCTCTTATAAGCACACCTCTGATAAATGTGGGCCTttcatcaaagaaaaaaaacacctcccGTTTAAATCTCACCAAGCTTTCACACAATGTGCCCACTTGTTATATGGGTAATTAAATGCATGCTACTCATTGCTAAACAGATCGATTAATTATGCATGAAGGAATCTGCAGGTCAGCATCTCCTAAAGTTAACATGATGTTAACGTATTCTGTGGTGCGCCTCAGCTGTTTCGGTGCATGTGAAATCTAACAGTCTTCAGAGGATCAGTGAATGCAACGTAACAGTGTGTCCACAGCCTGCATGAGAACGTGCCAAGCAAGCCTGTCCTTAAtgcatcaaagaaaaaaacactccagAGGCCGCCCTGTCTATAGTAATCTTGCATGTGTAAGTTGGGAGGTGTTGAGTCGGAGGTTTCCCTTATACCTGTTCACATAGAGAATGACAGACTTCAAAGGGAGCTGTGGCAGGAAAATACACATATTAGCCCCCTATGAAACATTTGTGCTGTCAATAACATCCTAAAATGTATGCAGGAAAAAGAAGATACTAAATAATACCAACCTAAACCATGTGTCTAAGCATGAGACAGGAGATTACAGCTTACAGCTGGAGTTTttcagtatttattttattgacaTCTCATGAAAACACCACCTGTGTGTCATTACTTTCACCTCAGTCAGACTGTTTGTTCCTATGAAGCCATAAAtacttttaattttttaaacagCTCAATAATTCTGTGGAACAGCTGGGTACTGTAGTTTTTATCAAAGGTTACTCAGAGCAAAATGTCACTTTTGTCCAGGACTATATTTGACTCCATTTACAGCTCCAGtaaaggcctgtgtgtgtgaggggacgATCGGTGGCacataataacataaaatatcATCTTCTAACCTCTCAGGCCATTTTGGTCACATGAATCACATGTTTCTGATCCTTTCTTTCCAGTTTGAACACGTATGCGGCGAAACATTTTCTGCTGGACTTGGAGGGTTATAAATATCCTGGTATCCTAGCACTGATACAGGATGTCTATATCCCTATTAAGTCGAGATGAAAATGTCGCTATAATGATGCGTATTGAAGTTCGTGGCTGCGCTGTGCGAGATCATTTTCTCCTTTTCATCCTCCATAAAGTGAAGAGTTGTCTCTGTTTCAGTGAATACTAAATGTTCTATTCCATGTTAATAATAGAGATTTTATTTCAGCGAGACGTGACAATACAGGAGCTAATGTTTTACTCAGAGAACACGATCCAGCAAGCGTCTAGTCTCCttcagatgtgataaaataaaaaataaaaaaagaaaagaattgcAGCCTCAAGAGAAAACTAGGCCAAAGCCATTCTGCTTAAATTGTAACCCAtttttctttgctctttgataACGCACTTTGACCATAATTGTCTCTTTGGGGCCCTTTTAATATGAACATCCACTGCTGATAAGCTGAGAATCATTTATAATTCTGTCAAATCTCCTATGCGGTCGATCTGTGGCAGGAGTTCAAAATAACTTGGCGCCTACGTTCAGAATGATTGACAAACATCTTATGCATTGACACTGACAGTTATCGTACAGGTCAGAGTGACAGAAGACAGCcagagaaaaaggaaacatttcAAATGGCTCTAAACTCGGCTTGTCTCTGAGCGTCAGTGACCTTAAAAACTCATTCTATGTAGCAATCAGAAGGAATAAAAAGCTGAAATGGTTGAACGGGTTTCTTCCTGTCTTGGTGGATGTCTGTCACATCGGTCTGTCTTACAGCGGTTAACTCGGATGTGTTTATATAAGGTCGTTTTGTCCGGGTTCAGAGTCAAAACGAGaacaatagttttttttttcttacgtAATGTTTTCATGAGCTACGACGACGAAGACCTTCACATGCTTTTGTGTGGAAAATACGAGATGTACTTATCGTCAGGTGAAGGGGACAATGTCAATGTGGTCCTTTCTCAAGACTGAATGTTACAGTTCAGCATGAGGACGCTGAGCATGTGTCATAAATAGATAATATCCCTGACTTTTGTCCATCACAGACGGCTTCATGGAATTGACTGTTTCCAGTTTCTAAGAACGCCCTGTTTACTTTCTGTCCTGCCGCCTCTTCTTCATGCCTTCATGTGCACAAAGTCCTGTTTAGATGACCACGCTGGGCATCTGCACCACAGCACACATAATGAATGTCGTCCACCACATTAGACAGGATTGAAGCCAGTGAAGATGCAGTCAAGTCAGCTGAGTTGTACTTTCAGAATGTGCatttaaaaaagcagcaaatttGGGTCATTGTGAAAGCTCCTGTGCACAAAGAAGTCTCGTCTCTATCATAAAATTATAGTCTTGATTTTGATGTTATCATATTAGGGTATAATTAGGAGAGTGTCTGTTTAACAAAGACATACTGTCTTCATGCTGACCTCCTTCTCTGTGCATGATTTACCCCTGAGTTAATGGAGTGACTCatcctttgtttttcctttcccTGTGTTAAGATCAGAAGATGACGGAGAGTTTTCTACAGTAAGTCGGGAAGTATTCCTCCTCTGTAATTGTTTGTGTAGGTGTCAGCGTCCCCTCCTTGATTTCTGTCTGATCCTACAGTGAGGAGCTAACAGGCGCTGATCACACAGTGGAAGCAGACTTTGAAATCCAAAATGAGACAATCACACTCGACAGCGGCGCTCAGGAGGAAAATAAATCCATTGTATCCTCGCAGGAAACTACTTGCCTGTATTTTTGGCTTTTGTTAATAATAagtttttaataaatgtgttcTGGTGTTGAGAGCATTAACTGTGTCACAAAATCATTGGCGGAGTGAACCTTGTTCTCTGTGATTAATTCGAGTGAGTGGCTGTAATTTAAAAGCTTCCACAGCTCAGCATCAATCTGCTGAACTCGTCGAATAAAACTAATGTAATGAATCAATCAGCGGAGATACGTGCATTAATCTGGAGCGCTCCTCTGTCAGAAACCTTTCACCACCAGGATTAAGCCTTCAGAGAAAATAGACCAGGAGTCGAGGTACAGAAGGTATCTGTGTGATTAGAGAGGAAACGTTTGAACAGGAGACTGAGAGGAGGTCTCGGTACAGTATGGAAGCCAGTTTGACACGCAAGCTGCTCTTGTCTAGTAAATTCATCAGTGTGAGTGATGGGGCGACTCAAGAGTGACATCGTTTCTTGTGATGAGCAATGCGGAGGCAGCTGTCAGACAGACGGGAGGTGCCAGGAACTGCACTGTCCTTCACTGTCCCCTCTTTATCCAGAGATGATGGGAGGTCATCCAAACATTTAGCCACACGGAGGACCTGATGTATCTGTACCAGGTGCTGCTAATgcacacagcaaaaacacaccTAGATGCAGCAAGCACACGGACGTCACTGCAGTGGACGAGCAAGAGGACAGCTTGTGTCTCCAAAAATGTACCTTCACAGATCACAAGAGCACAcaagtgattaaaaaacaaatgtataatATATGAGGGAGTGTGGGAAACAGCAAAGGATGCTGGACAGACACGCAAAGACCAGTCCACAGGCAACCAGCGCAGACTAAACCCCTGCAGGCCTTTCCTCTGCAAAGACACCATATTGAGCATATTGATgtcatgtttcagtcacattttaTAGTAAAGATATTGCTTAATATTTATGAGGGCAAACAATAAAGGTGACATGGTGGTCCAGCTGTTCTGCCACCAGGCAGGTTGGCTGCGTCTGAGCCGCCACCTGAACTCTGGTGGTTATTCCAGTGGATGATACTACGATCCacatcctgttttgttttcttcttctctttctgcagCCCTGCGCCGTGTGCTACTGCTCAACTGGTTCTATTTTTATGACCATGCATCCTACTTTTGGCCCGTCTCAGCGTCAAGTTTTGTACTTTTAAAGTACCATCCTTTGTTAAGTAACTCCTATCTGTAGATTTAACAGTTTGGCTACAGTAACACTGACCTCTTTATGTAGTCTAAGCCACTTACCACATCCTGCCTCAGCCTGTAAATCTGCTCTTTGTTGTAGGAGTCATACAATCTTCCTATAATCTTTAAACAGGCCTCTTCAGTATCTGACATGCAGCTTGTTTTTCCAACCTTAACACTCATTTCTTCTGTAAATCTCTCAGTCATGAGCTAGAGCTTGGACAAACAGCATCATAAT
This portion of the Parambassis ranga chromosome 20, fParRan2.1, whole genome shotgun sequence genome encodes:
- the crhb gene encoding corticotropin releasing hormone b, whose amino-acid sequence is MKLNLFGTTVILLVAFLPRYECRAIESPGGTLRVPAPQTQNSQQQQQPGPILERLGEEYFIRLGNGDSNSFPSTSMYPGGSPAIYNRALQLQLTRRLLQGKVGNIRALISSFGDRGEESMERGRRSEDPPISLDLTFHLLREMMEMSRAEQLAQQAQNNRRMMELFGK